GGTGAAATTTTGGCTGCACGTGCCGCAGAAAAATTTGGTGTTCCTTTCTGCTTATCCACGATGAGTATTTGCTCAATTGAAGATGTAGCAGAGCGCACCACTAAACCATTTTGGTTTCAGCTTTACGTCATGAAGGACCGCGGGTTTATTGAGCGCCTGATTGAGCGTGCCAAAGCGGCCAAGTGTTCTGCGCTGGTATTGACTTTGGATTTACAAATCCTAGGGCAACGTCATAAAGATTTGAAAAATGGTTTATCGGCTCCTCCAAAGCTGACCATTGCTAACATGATCAATATGATGACCAAGCCACGCTGGTGCATGGGTATGGCAATGACTCCGCGCAGAACCTTTCGTAATATTGTTGGTCACGCTACTGGTGTTGGCAACATGTCCTCCCTATCCTCTTGGACTGCTGAGCAGTTTGATCCAGGCCTTAGTTGGGATGATGTGGAGTGGATTAAGAAACTCTGGGGTGGTAAGCTAATCATCAAAGGCATCTTGGATGAAGAGGATGCGCGCTTTGCTGCCAACTCTGGTGCGGATGCTTTGATTGTTTCCAATCATGGCGGCCGTCAACTAGATGGCGCTATCTCCAGCATCAAGGCTTTGCCAGGCATCGTGAATGCTGTTGGTAAAGATGTTGAGGTATGGATGGATGGCGGCATTCGCTCTGGGCAAGATGTTTTGAAGGCGTGGGCATTAGGCGCACGCGGCACCATGATTGGCCGCCCTTTCCTTTATGGCTTAGGCGCAATGGGTGAGGCTGGCGTTACCAAATGTCTTGAAATTATTCATAATGAATTGGATATCACTATGGCCTTTACAGGTCACCGCGATATTCACAATGTGACTAAAGATATTTTGTATCCAGGAACTTTTTAATATTCCACACTTAGCCAATTACCCCGTACTGGTATTTTTCATTTCTGCTGTAACCCTCTCGGGTTCAGTTTGGCTTGGCAATGCGGTCCTGAGTAAGTACCGCACCAAAGATACTGAGACCTCAGCGGACCTGGGCATTATTCAGACTGCAACGCTGACCTTGCTGGGTTTAATCATCGGCTTTACCTTTTCAATGGCGATCGCTCGATACGATTTGAGGCAGACTTATGAAGAGGCCGAAGCAAATGCCATTGGGACTGAATTCCTTAGGGCTGATCTGTTGCCAAGCAAAACTGCGGAGAGCATCAAAGGACTTCTCAACGAATACTTAGATCAGCGCATCTTGTTTTACTCAAAGCAAGACAGAGAGACAGCAAAACAAATTACCCAGCGCACTCTTGCGCTTGAAAATGCGATGTGGAATGAGTTACTTCCTGTGGCGCGAACACAATCAACCCCCACTATTGCGCTTGTGATCTCCGGAATGAACGATGTCATTAACTCCCATGGCTACACTCAGGCAGCCTGGTGGAATCGTATCCCCGCAGCTGCCTGGTGGCTGATGGCGGCAATCGCAGTTGGCGCCAATATCTTGGTAGGTTTTGGTGCGCGGAATTTTAAGCGTAATGTTGGCCTGTTTATGATTTTCCCAGTGATGATTTCCGTCTCCTTCTTTTTGATTGCAGACATTGACAGCCCTCGTGGTGGCGTTATCCGTATCGATCCACGAAATTTGATTGATTTAAAACACAATATGAACTCTGCACCGAGTTCTGTACCCACTGTAGGCGTTAAAAAATGAAGCGCGTTGTAGATGTATATAAAGATAGGGGTCGCGAGCTCGTATGGACCTATGTCATTCACCTCGGTAATCTGGAGTTTCATCCGGCTCAGATTGATTTTGAACAAGAAGCTCTCAGACTTTCACAGATTGATAAACGCGGCGCACCGAATGAGTTGAGCGCTAAAGCCAGACTCTCCATTAGATAATTTTTTACTTCTGTTCTGATATATGAAACCTTTAAGCAAAAAAGCCAAGATGGCAGTTGGATGGACTATCTTGATGACCGTCACTGGTACAGCCATGCTTCATCAATGGGAATTCTTTGCGATGGGGTGTGCATCTATCGCCATGCTACTCGTGGCGAATCATTACGGCCTTCTAAAGGATCCTGAAGACAAAAAATAAGGCCCCTATCTCTCGATAGAGGCCTCGATCTTTACTAGATCGCAGTTCTTAAAGCAGCTTTAGATTAAAGCGTTGGGTAGTCCGTATACCCTACTTCCGCTCCGCCATAAAACGTTGCACGGTTATACGCATTTAGAGCTGCACCTTGCTGGAAACGCTCAGCTAAATCTGGATTAGAAATATACAAACGTCCATAAGCGACTGCATCGGCTAAACCAGCCTCAAGTACAGCCTCCCCCATGGCTTGATCATATCCGCCGGCACTAATAAATTGGCCTTGATAGACTGCGCGGAACATCTCTGAAGTCACTGGCGCCTCTGTGTTCACTTGATCATTGCCGCCAGCGCTAGTAGAGCGCGGCTCAATCATATGAACATAGGACAGCTTGTAACCATTAAGCTGATGAATCACCGCAGTGAATAAAGCAACAGGATCGCTATCAGCCATGTCATTAAAGCTACCGTATGGTGACAAACGCACACCGATGCGATCACTTGGGTAGACCTTAGCAACAGACTCAACTACCTCACCCAATAAGCGAATACGATTTTCGATTGAGCCACCATAACCATCAGTGCGTTGATTGGTCTTATCTTGTAAAAATTGATCTAACAAGTAACCATTAGCAGAGTGAATTTCCACACCATCAAAACCGGCCGCTTTTGCATTGGCAGCAGCCAATTCAAAATCTTTGAGAAGCCTAGCGATGTCTTCTGTCGTCATTGCCTTTGGAGTTTCATAATCATGTAACTTCCAATCGGCACCGTAAGTTTGGCCAGCGGGTGCAATCGCAGACGGCGCCTCTGGAAGACCCTGCTCTGGATGCAAAGATGAATGAGAAATGCGGCCTACATGCCATAGCTGGGCTACCATCTTGCCGCCCTTCGCATGCACCGCACTCACAATCTCTTTCCAAGCAGCAGTTTGCTCAGCTGAATAGATCCCAGGGGTTGCTGGATAACCTTTTCCAAGAGGAGAGATTTGCGTGGCCTCACTAATGATGAGACCTGCACTTGCTCTTTGCTCGTAATATGTTTTTGCCAAGGGATTTGGCACGTCCCCTTCGATGGCACGCATTCTGGTGAGCGGCGCCATCACAAGACGATTCCTTAACTCAATCGAGCCAAGCTTGATGGGGGTAAACATGATTTCTTTTCCGGACATGAGATTCTTTCTGTTGTACTGATAAAAATTATTGAATGTTGACTGTAGCAAGAAAGATTCATTCTTGCTGAGGATTGCTTACTTCTTATTTACTCTTTACGCAAACCCTTAACTGCCCCACGCGTAGTCTTTGCGCCCCTCTTGAAACGAGCCTGTATGCAATCCGAGAATGCCTGAAACTCCTCTAAGTGAGCGGTAGAAGAGCGGGCCACCAAAGCAATCACCCGCTTTGGCGCAGGAGGCGCCAGCGGGCGAGCCTCCAAGCTGGTGCCATTTAATAAGCCACCCCTAACCGCCATCTCTGGAAGCAATGCGATCCCCATTCCAGAGTCCACCATCTGTAACAAAGTGAGCAAGCTGGTAGCTTCCATGCCATCTGCTTTACGAATATCTGAGCGCTTACAAGCTTGCAATGTATGCTCGCGCAAGCAGTGCCCCTCCTCGAGAAGCAATAATCTCTCGGCCATTTTTGCGGGCAGGTGAATTTCTTTTCCCTTCAGAGCGGGATCATCCTCTCGGGCCACCAACCAAAACTCATCATCAAATAACTCCTTAACTAATAAGCCTGAAGTCTCATAAGGTAAAGCAATCAGAATGAAATCCAATTGATGCTCGCCTAATCTGGTTAACAGATTGGCTGTCAAGTCCTCCCTTAAGGCAATTTTTAGACTTGGGAAACGAGCCCGAATATCCGGCATGACATTGGGCAATAAGAATGGTGCAATCGTTGGAATCACACCAAGCCGAATGGTTCCGGCCATTGGCTTACCAACAGCATCGGCGTATTCCACCAAGTCTTGAGAGGATGCCAAAATTGCCTTAGCCCTCTCCAAAATTTCTAAGCCAATTGGGGTAATGGCTACATTTTGGCGGTCCCGCTCTACTAAGCGAACTCCTAGACCATCCTCGAGTTCTTTTAAGCCCGCACTCAGGGTAGATTGCCCCACAAAGCAGGCCTCTGCAGCACGCGTGAAATTGAGCTCCTGAGCAATAGCAACAAAGTAACGAAGTTGACGTAATGAAGGAAGAGCAGCCATGATTTACAAAAGTCCCTATAATCAATTTATTAGATAAATAATATCATTATTATTTACTGGACTGATTACCTCTCGAGGTTCAGAATTCATTCCATGGTGTTTAAGCACCTCTTAACAACAAATACAAAAAGGAATGAAAATGGCCCGCCCAGAAATTAAAACCATCCAAAACTTGGAGTCTGCATTTGCAGGCGAATCTATGGCACATATTAAATACCGCTATTTTGCAAAATTAGCGCGTGCTGCTGGCGACATCGAAACCGCCGAAATCTTTGAAGCAACTGCAGATCAAGAGGTCATGCACGCCTTTGGCCACCTGGACTTGCTCTACCCTGCCAATACGATTACCCCTTCACGCGCCTTAGAGATCGCTATCGAGGGCGAGACATACGAATACACAGAAATGTATCCAAGCTTTCGTAAAACGGCAGTGGATGAAGGCAATGCAGCAGCAGTAGCTGAAATTGACGAACAAATTGCCGAGTCAAAAGAGCATGCAGAGCAATTTCAAGCCATGTTAGTCAAAGCAGCAAAACGCTTTGCAGCCTTAGCCAACGTAGAGGAGCGTCATGCCAACCACTATAAGAAGGCGCTGGAAAAAGCTAAGGAATTTGCGGCAGTCTGAGCAAGCTCAGAAATAAAACCAAAATAAATTTAAACTCATTGGATTATCTTTAAGGAAATATCATGAATTCTTGGCAATGTATCGTGTGCGGCTTCATCTATGACGAAGCAAAGGGCTTACCGGAAGACGGCATTCCTGCTGGCACTGCTTGGGCTGACATCCCGGAAGATTGGGAATGCCCAGACTGTGGCGTAGCAAAATCGGATTTTGAAATGGTTCAAGTTTCCTAATTTAATCCTTACACCAATCACTTAACTGCATTACTAGGGAGTCCAGCTTTGGATCATCAGAATCAAGCATCACCATCAGGGATTGTCATTATTGGTAGCGGCTTAGCTGGATATACCGTCATTCGCGAACTTCGCAAAATCGATAAGACTGTGCCGGTTACGCTAGTGACCCGTGAGCCAGGCTATTTATATTCAAAGCCTATGCTCTCCACAGCGCTAGCAAGCAACAAAAGTGCAGAGCAATTGGTTTCGACAAATGCCGAAGGGATGGCAACGCAGTTGGAGATGACTATTCTGGGTGATGCTGATGTCACTGCAATTGATACTGTCGCCCAGACAATTACAACATCCAAGGGAAGTATTTCTTATGGAAAGCTAGTTCTAGGCTTGGGTGCCGATCAAATTCGCCTGCCTTTACAGGGCAATGCTGCTAATGAGGTCATCACCGTCAACGATCTGGAAGAGTATGCTCAGTTTCGTAAAACCATCGCTGGCAAAAAGCGTATTGCCATTTTAGGAGCCGGCCTTATTGGGTGTGAGTTTGCAAACGATTTGGTCTTAGGATCCTACGAAGTCGATGTCATTGATTTAGCTCCGCAAGCTTTAGGTCGACTCCTTCCAGAAGCGGCGGCACAAGCGCTACAAACTAAGCTAAGTGAGGCAGGTGTTCGTTGGCACTTTGGAACAACCGTGCAATCTATTGATCGCAACGGCGACGCTCTCTCAATCACCCTCGCCAACGGATCGGTGATTGCTAGCGATGTATTTCTATCAGCTGTTGGCCTGAAGCCCCGCCTGGATTTAGCTAAAGCAGCTGGAATTGCAACTGGCACAGGCATTACAGTCAACCGTCAGCTAGAGACTAGCGCCAACAATGTATACGCCATTGGAGACTGTGCTGAGGTCGAAGGCTTAGTTCTACCCTATGTCATGCCAATCATGCAGGCAGCACGCGCATTAGCACCAAACCTCCTCGGACAGGCGGCCACCCTTGCCTATCCAGCCATGCCTGTAATGGTGAAGACTCCCGCATTGCCAACCATTGTTTCACCGCCAGCCAAGGGTGCACTGGGCGAGTGGAAAATCCATTCAGCTGAGGGCGGTCTTGAAGCGCGCTTCGAATCGAGTGAGGGCAAGCTGCTCGGCTTTGCTCTTCTGGGAACGGCAACGGCACAGCGCGGTGCACTTACCAAAGAACTGCCACCGATACTCCAATAACAGGTAGTTTTGTATTAAGCTTGTCAATACGCTTTAAATCAGAAAAGGCCCGCGATTGCGGGCCTATTTAATAATCTACAACGGTTTACTTATGAAACGATCACAAACCATGTTGCGTTGTGTGATTGAGCAACCATCAAAAACAACATCGGTACAGAAAGCATTGTGTTAAAGCGTGAAGTCAGCATGGCAACACGTGCAGACTTCGCTTTAACGTCTGGCTCAACTGCAACGATACCTAAAGCGCGTTTTTGATTTGGCCAGATAATGAACCAAACGTTAAATGCCATTACCAAGGCAATCCACATACCTAAACCGATTGCACGGAACGGGGCTTGCAAAGTAAATGCTTGATGCGCATAGCCATTCAACACAGCCAAGACTAAACCGCTCACCACAGTAAATAAAGCTGCCCAACGAAACCAAAACAATGCTGTCGGAGCAATTACTTTTCCAATCGCAGGTTTTTGCTCATCCGGAATCTTTGACATGGATGGAATCTGCACAAAATTGAAGTACCAAAGCAATCCAATCCACATCACGCCAACCATCACGTGAATCCAGCGGAATAAAAAAGGTAATTCAATAGAGCTGAAGTTTGCACCTAAAGCCAAAACAATTAAAAGCAAAAGCACAAAACCAGCTAAAACTGTGCGCCCCAATGAGGTAAAGATAGATGACATGAAAGCTTTCTTGGTAAATAGATATCAGCGGGTATTAAGCAAAATTCTTGCTAGCAAAATCCCAGTTCACTACATTCCAGAAATTTTCTACATACTTTGGACGAGCATTGCGAGTGTCGATGTAGTAAGCGTGCTCCCAAACGTCACAAGTCATCAAAGGCTTTGCGTCCGTAGTTAAAGGTGTAGCTGC
The window above is part of the beta proteobacterium CB genome. Proteins encoded here:
- a CDS encoding rubredoxin-type Fe(Cys)4 protein, translating into MNSWQCIVCGFIYDEAKGLPEDGIPAGTAWADIPEDWECPDCGVAKSDFEMVQVS
- a CDS encoding L-lactate dehydrogenase (Cytochrome); the protein is MAIITNIEDLRVLHQKRTPKMFYDYADSGSWTESTYRANESDFQKIKLRQRVAVDMTNRTTKTTMVGQEVAMPVALAPTGLTGMQHADGEILAARAAEKFGVPFCLSTMSICSIEDVAERTTKPFWFQLYVMKDRGFIERLIERAKAAKCSALVLTLDLQILGQRHKDLKNGLSAPPKLTIANMINMMTKPRWCMGMAMTPRRTFRNIVGHATGVGNMSSLSSWTAEQFDPGLSWDDVEWIKKLWGGKLIIKGILDEEDARFAANSGADALIVSNHGGRQLDGAISSIKALPGIVNAVGKDVEVWMDGGIRSGQDVLKAWALGARGTMIGRPFLYGLGAMGEAGVTKCLEIIHNELDITMAFTGHRDIHNVTKDILYPGTF
- a CDS encoding Rubrerythrin; translated protein: MARPEIKTIQNLESAFAGESMAHIKYRYFAKLARAAGDIETAEIFEATADQEVMHAFGHLDLLYPANTITPSRALEIAIEGETYEYTEMYPSFRKTAVDEGNAAAVAEIDEQIAESKEHAEQFQAMLVKAAKRFAALANVEERHANHYKKALEKAKEFAAV
- a CDS encoding LysR family transcriptional regulator, with the translated sequence MAALPSLRQLRYFVAIAQELNFTRAAEACFVGQSTLSAGLKELEDGLGVRLVERDRQNVAITPIGLEILERAKAILASSQDLVEYADAVGKPMAGTIRLGVIPTIAPFLLPNVMPDIRARFPSLKIALREDLTANLLTRLGEHQLDFILIALPYETSGLLVKELFDDEFWLVAREDDPALKGKEIHLPAKMAERLLLLEEGHCLREHTLQACKRSDIRKADGMEATSLLTLLQMVDSGMGIALLPEMAVRGGLLNGTSLEARPLAPPAPKRVIALVARSSTAHLEEFQAFSDCIQARFKRGAKTTRGAVKGLRKE
- a CDS encoding NADH:flavin oxidoreductase/NADH oxidase, giving the protein MSGKEIMFTPIKLGSIELRNRLVMAPLTRMRAIEGDVPNPLAKTYYEQRASAGLIISEATQISPLGKGYPATPGIYSAEQTAAWKEIVSAVHAKGGKMVAQLWHVGRISHSSLHPEQGLPEAPSAIAPAGQTYGADWKLHDYETPKAMTTEDIARLLKDFELAAANAKAAGFDGVEIHSANGYLLDQFLQDKTNQRTDGYGGSIENRIRLLGEVVESVAKVYPSDRIGVRLSPYGSFNDMADSDPVALFTAVIHQLNGYKLSYVHMIEPRSTSAGGNDQVNTEAPVTSEMFRAVYQGQFISAGGYDQAMGEAVLEAGLADAVAYGRLYISNPDLAERFQQGAALNAYNRATFYGGAEVGYTDYPTL